One segment of Panicum virgatum strain AP13 chromosome 1K, P.virgatum_v5, whole genome shotgun sequence DNA contains the following:
- the LOC120701956 gene encoding GATA transcription factor 17-like isoform X2, translating into MESEREREMEMEADPDSSSPSAGADAAATASGETKACAACHTTKTPLWRGGPEGPKSLCNACGIRYRKRRQALGHAPADTQQDQQRQPKRKAADPPAEDQQQQLLPKKKAADPPAEDQQPPKKKAASAASSSTTSTKKEKERDRDRKRKDRQVTVELRVVGFGKEAVLKQRRQMRRDKCLSRLSEEEMAAVHLMALSSGVIYAS; encoded by the exons ATggagagtgagagggagagggagatggagatggaggcCGATCCCGATAGCTCCTCCCCCTCGGCCGGGGCCgacgcggccgccaccgcctccggcgAGACCAAGGCCTGCGCCGCCTGCCACACCACCAAGACCCCGCTCTGGCGCGGAGGGCCCGAGGGACCCAAG TCCCTCTGCAACGCCTGCGGCATCCGCTACCGCAAGAGGAGACAGGCCCTCGGCCACGCCCCCGCCGACACGCAGCAAGATCAGCAGCGGCAGCCGAAACGGAAGGCCGCCGATCCGCCGGCGGaggatcagcagcagcagctgctgccgaAGAAGAAGGCCGCCGATCCGCCGGCGGAGGATCAACAGCCGCCGAAGAAgaaggccgcctccgccgccagcagcagcaccacctccacca agaaagagaaagagagagacagGGACAGGAAGCGAAAGGATCGGCAAGTCACCGTGGAGCTCCGCGTGGTGGGGTTCGGCAAGGAGGCGGTGCTCAAGCAGCGCCGCCAGATGCGCCGCGACAAGTGCCTGAGCCGGCTGAGCGAGGAAGAGATGGCGGCCGTCCACCTCATGGCGCTCTCCTCGGGCGTCATCTACGCCTCATGA
- the LOC120701956 gene encoding GATA transcription factor 17-like isoform X1: protein MESEREREMEMEADPDSSSPSAGADAAATASGETKACAACHTTKTPLWRGGPEGPKSLCNACGIRYRKRRQALGHAPADTQQDQQRQPKRKAADPPAEDQQQQLLPKKKAADPPAEDQQPPKKKAASAASSSTTSTKKEKEKEKEKEKEKERDRDRKRKDRQVTVELRVVGFGKEAVLKQRRQMRRDKCLSRLSEEEMAAVHLMALSSGVIYAS, encoded by the exons ATggagagtgagagggagagggagatggagatggaggcCGATCCCGATAGCTCCTCCCCCTCGGCCGGGGCCgacgcggccgccaccgcctccggcgAGACCAAGGCCTGCGCCGCCTGCCACACCACCAAGACCCCGCTCTGGCGCGGAGGGCCCGAGGGACCCAAG TCCCTCTGCAACGCCTGCGGCATCCGCTACCGCAAGAGGAGACAGGCCCTCGGCCACGCCCCCGCCGACACGCAGCAAGATCAGCAGCGGCAGCCGAAACGGAAGGCCGCCGATCCGCCGGCGGaggatcagcagcagcagctgctgccgaAGAAGAAGGCCGCCGATCCGCCGGCGGAGGATCAACAGCCGCCGAAGAAgaaggccgcctccgccgccagcagcagcaccacctccaccaagaaagagaaagagaaagagaaagagaaagagaaagagaaagagagagacagGGACAGGAAGCGAAAGGATCGGCAAGTCACCGTGGAGCTCCGCGTGGTGGGGTTCGGCAAGGAGGCGGTGCTCAAGCAGCGCCGCCAGATGCGCCGCGACAAGTGCCTGAGCCGGCTGAGCGAGGAAGAGATGGCGGCCGTCCACCTCATGGCGCTCTCCTCGGGCGTCATCTACGCCTCATGA
- the LOC120650877 gene encoding methyltransferase-like protein 23 — MEGGAPTPARMTTVSRHYFGGGASERDHDLRVDIIENIEEDYGMFVWPCSVILAEYVWQQRSRFSGLKVVELGAGISLPGLVAAKVGADVTLTDIAHSTEVLNNIRRICALNNASCAVSGLTWGDWDEPIFDLHPDIILGADVLYDSANFDNLFATVTFLLENSPGSVFITTYHNRSGHHLIEFLMVKWGLKCLKLLDGFSFLPSCKAASLQGNIQLVEIVLDKEKHK, encoded by the exons ATGGAAGGTGGCGCTCCCACTCCCGCGCGTATGACCACGGTGTCGCGGCACtacttcggcggcggcgcgtccgaGCGCGACCACGACCTCCGCGTCGACATCATCGAG AATATTGAAGAAGACTACGGCATGTTTGTCTGGCCATGCAGTGTCATTCTGGCAGAGTACGTGTGGCAACAGAGGTCACGGTTCTCTGGCCTCAAAGTAGTTGAG CTTGGTGCTGGAATCTCACTACCGGGATTAGTAGCGGCAAAGGTTGGAGCCGATGTGACTCTGACAGACATTGCACATAGTACAGAA GTGCTGAACAACATAAGAAGAATATGCGCTCTCAATAATGCCAGCTGTGCT GTTTCAGGACTTACTTGGGGGGACTGGGATGAACCAATATTTGATCTTCATCCTGACATTATTCTGGGAGCTGATGTACTTTATGATTCAGCAA ATTTTGACAATCTCTTCGCAACGGTTACTTTCCTTCTGGAAAATTCTCCTGGGTCAGTGTTCATAACCACGTACCACAACCGCAG TGGTCATCATTTGATCGAGTTTTTGATGGTCAAGTGGGGTTTGAAATGTTTGAAACTGCTGGATGGTTTCTCCTTCCTCCCATCATGCAAGGCTGCTTCACTACAGGGGAACATTCAGCTTGTTGAAATTGTGCTTGACAAGGAAAAACATAAATGA
- the LOC120702257 gene encoding protein Abitram-like isoform X1, translated as MMAEDASALEAPPLERPSPREATLDDETRALVVPDAADLPASPPSAVEANFARYYISDFMNPGHDQYVYRHPNGLCVVGLAPAHVAFKEEGGITAVDFNVGKSDRSEMKVTGKRKRNAQHLQENSALCKVCVNDKSFVVRCCVKGSLLEINDRLIKQPDLLNTAADREGYIAIFQPKPADWLKIKDKFLSYEDYRNLRGAC; from the exons ATGATGGCGGAGGATGCTTCAGCCCTAGAGGCGCCGCCACTCGAGAGGCCCTCGCCGAGGGAGGCCACCCTCGACGACGAGACCCGGGCCCTCGTCGTCCCCGACGCCGCTGACCTCCCGGCGTCTCCCCCCTCCGCCGTCGAGGCTAACTTCGCGCGCTACTACATCTCTG ATTTTATGAATCCAGGGCATGATCAGTATGTGTACCGCCATCCAAACGG ATTGTGTGTGGTTGGTTTAGCTCCAGCCCATGTTGCGTTTAAAGAGGAAGGAGGTATAACCGCTGTCGACTTCAATGTTGGCAAGTCTGATCGCAGTGAGATGAAAGTCACAGGCAAACGCAAGAGG AATGCACAACATTTGCAAGAAAACTCAGCACTGTGCAAAGTTTGTGTAAATGATAAATCTTTTGTCGTGAG ATGCTGTGTTAAAGGCTCCCTTTTGGAGATCAATGATAGATTGATCAAACAACCAGATCTTCTTAATACCGCC GCTGACAGAGAAGGATATATAGCTATCTTCCAGCCAAAACCAGCTGATTGGCTCAAAATTAAGGATAAATTTCTTAGTTACGAGGACTACAGGAACTTGAGAGGAGCATGCTGA
- the LOC120702257 gene encoding protein Abitram-like isoform X2, with product MMAEDASALEAPPLERPSPREATLDDETRALVVPDAADLPASPPSAVEANFARYYISDFMNPGHDQYVYRHPNGLCVVGLAPAHVAFKEEGGITAVDFNVGKSDRSEMKVTGKRKRNAQHLQENSALCKVCVNDKSFVVRCCVKGSLLEINDRLIKQPDLLNTAVSTSC from the exons ATGATGGCGGAGGATGCTTCAGCCCTAGAGGCGCCGCCACTCGAGAGGCCCTCGCCGAGGGAGGCCACCCTCGACGACGAGACCCGGGCCCTCGTCGTCCCCGACGCCGCTGACCTCCCGGCGTCTCCCCCCTCCGCCGTCGAGGCTAACTTCGCGCGCTACTACATCTCTG ATTTTATGAATCCAGGGCATGATCAGTATGTGTACCGCCATCCAAACGG ATTGTGTGTGGTTGGTTTAGCTCCAGCCCATGTTGCGTTTAAAGAGGAAGGAGGTATAACCGCTGTCGACTTCAATGTTGGCAAGTCTGATCGCAGTGAGATGAAAGTCACAGGCAAACGCAAGAGG AATGCACAACATTTGCAAGAAAACTCAGCACTGTGCAAAGTTTGTGTAAATGATAAATCTTTTGTCGTGAG ATGCTGTGTTAAAGGCTCCCTTTTGGAGATCAATGATAGATTGATCAAACAACCAGATCTTCTTAATACCGCCGTGAGTACATCAT GCTGA
- the LOC120650885 gene encoding transcription factor TDR-like encodes MAGGDHQCMAAAAAAAAGDGGASVESALRPLVGADAWDYCIYWRLSPDQRFLEMTGFCCSSEFEAQISALGELPSSIPLDSSSAGMHAEAMLSNQPIWQTSCVSEIPASYSSEHASSGGPRTRLLVPVAGGLVELFAARFMAEEEQMAELVMAQCGVPAAGAGDGEGNEGGVVVNAWPEAAPGFAWDGAAADPQRMYAAVPSLNLFDAAGNVAADAFLAAAAAPGVVDDADAAAAGWQYAAAAGSEPSVVAVQQEQPQPLQNGGARAGGADSGSEGSDIQGDPEDDGDGDGQGRGGGKRQQCKNLVAERRRRKKLNDRLYKLRSLVPNITKMDRASILGDAIDYIVGLQNQVKELQDELEDRADGAPDVLLDHPPPASLVGLENDDSPRTSLHQPAAAGSKRPRAAAEEEKGHDMEPQVEVRQVEANEFFLQVLCEHKPGHFVRLMDAVNALGLEVTNVNVTSYKTLVLNVFRVVSRDNEVAVQADRVRDSLLEVMRESYGVWSSKPPVMGSGGADAKLDGVDVKLDDVDAQAQAAAEDHFGGYNHLLQYLA; translated from the exons ATGGCAGGTGGAGATCACCAGTGCATggctgccgccgcggcggctgctgccGGCGATGGAGGCGCCAGCGTGGAGTCCGCGTTGAGGCCCCTTGTTGGTGCAGACGCCTGGGACTACTGCATCTACTGGAGGCTCTCTCCTGACCAGAG GTTCTTGGAGATGACTGGGTTCTGCTGTAGTAGCGAGTTCGAGGCACAGATTTCTGCACTTGGCGAGCTGCCTTCATCAATCCCTCTGGATTCCTCATCTGCAGG GATGCACGCCGAGGCAATGCTGTCCAACCAGCCGATCTGGCAGACCAGCTGCGTGTCAGAGATCCCAGCAAGTTACTCCAGT GAGCACGCATCCTCCGGTGGCCCGAGGACGCGGCTGCTGGTGCCTGtcgccggcggcctcgtcgAGCTCTTCGCCGCCAGATTC atggcggaggaggagcagatGGCGGAGCTGGTCATGGCGCAGTGcggggtgccggcggcgggggcgggcgacggcgaggggaaCGAGGGCGGCGTCGTCGTGAACGCgtggccggaggcggcgccgggctTCGCGTgggacggcgccgcggcggaccCGCAGCGGATGTACGCTGCGGTGCCGTCGCTCAACCTGTTCGACGCCGCGGGCAACGTCGCGGCGGACGcgttcctggcggcggcggcggcgcccggggtGGTCGACgacgcggacgcggcggcggcggggtggcagtacgccgcggcggccgggagcgagccgtcggtggtggcggtgcagcaggagcagccgcagccgctgcAAAACGGCGGTGCGCGCGCTGGAGGCGCGGACTCGGGGTCCGAAGGGAGCGACATCCAGGGGgaccccgaggacgacggcgacggcgacgggcaggggcggggcggcggcaagCGGCAGCAGTGCAAGAACCTGGTGGcggagcggaggcggaggaagaAGCTCAACGACCGGCTCTACAAGCTCAGGTCGCTCGTCCCCAACATCACCAAG ATGGATCGCGCGTCGATTCTTGGGGACGCGATCGACTACATCGTGGGGCTGCAGAATCAGGTGAAGGAGCTGCAGGACGAGCTGGAGGACCGGGCGGACGGCGCCCCAGACGTGCTCCTGgaccacccgccgccggcgagcctggtGGGGCTGGAGAACGACGACTCACCGCGCACGAGCCTGCACcagccggcggccgccgggagCAAGAggccccgggcggcggcggaggaggagaaggggcaCGACATGGAGCCGCAGGTGGAGGTGCGGCAGGTGGAGGCCAACGAGTTCTTCCTGCAGGTGCTGTGCGAGCACAAGCCCGGGCACTTCGTCCGGCTCATGGACGCCGTCAACGCGCTGGGCCTCGAGGTCACCAACGTCAACGTCACCTCCTACAAGACCCTTGTCCTCAACGTCTTCCGCGTCGTC AGTCGGGACAACGAGGTGGCGGTGCAGGCGGACAGGGTGAGGGACTCGCTGCTGGAGGTGATGCGGGAGTCCTACGGCGTGTGGTCGTCGAAGCCGCCGGTgatggggagcggcggcgccgacgccaAGCTCGACGGCGTTGACGTCAAGCTCGACGACGTCGATGCGCAGGCGCAGGCCGCGGCAGAGGACCACTTCGGCGGCTACAACCATCTCCTCCAATACCTCGCTTGA